The Rhodohalobacter sp. 614A genomic interval TCTCTTCGAAAGTGAACTGTTTGGACACGAAAAAGGAGCATTTACCGATGCGCGGGAATCGCGCGTGGGACGATTTGAAATTGCCAACGGCGGTACACTTTTTTTGGATGAAATCGGAAACCTTCCCCTGCATCTTCAACCCAAATTATTGTCCGCTCTCCAAACTCATAAAATTGTGCGAATCGGCTCCAACAAACCGATTGAGATTGACATACGGCTTATTTGTGCCACAAATGAATCCCTTAAAGAAAAAGTGGCCAACAACACGTTCCGACAGGATTTACTTTACAGGATTAACACGATTGAAATTCACCTTCCGCCTCTCAGAGAACGAAATGAAGATATCGATCTTCTGGCCGACCATTTTCTGCAGCAGTACAAAAAGAAATACAAAAAAGAGGATCTAAAACTATCAGATAAGGCGTTGGCTCATTTAAAATCGTATCATTGGCCGGGGAATATTCGTGAACTGGAACATGCTGTTGAAAGGGCTGTGATTCTTTCAGACGAGTCCGTTTTATCACCCGGCGATTTTCTGCTCACATCCGGAACAGGAGCTTCTCATGAAATTCCTGTAGACGATCTGAATCTTGAAGAAATCGAGAAAACCGTGATCCAAAAAGCACTCGAGAAACATCAGGGAAATATCTCACGCGCAGCGGATGATCTGGGCCTGACCCGAACCTCGCTGTACCGAAGAATGGAGAAGTATGAGTTGTGAGTTTGATTGTTGTTAGTTGTGTGTTGCCAGTTGCCAGTTGCCAGAAATCATGTTAACAACTAACAACTGACCACGAACAACAAATTTGTAAATTGAAGAGTAGACAACTACGAAAGCAATTATCCCATAATAGGCAATAGGCAAAACAATGATATCAAAAAT includes:
- a CDS encoding sigma-54-dependent transcriptional regulator, which translates into the protein MNKQLKMGRVLVVDDDKDVLHAAQLFLKQHVQKVHVESNPKEIPKQLQENDYDVVLLDMNFHDDVSSGEEGFYWLDKILEIDSSLAVVLITAYGDIEKAVKAVKKGASDFVLKPWQNEKLLATVHSAVNLSTSKREVQQLKSKYDTLRSDLEQPYQNIIGTSPAMQKVFHTIEKVAKTDANVLITGENGTGKELVARAVHRRSNRNENTFITVDMGALHENLFESELFGHEKGAFTDARESRVGRFEIANGGTLFLDEIGNLPLHLQPKLLSALQTHKIVRIGSNKPIEIDIRLICATNESLKEKVANNTFRQDLLYRINTIEIHLPPLRERNEDIDLLADHFLQQYKKKYKKEDLKLSDKALAHLKSYHWPGNIRELEHAVERAVILSDESVLSPGDFLLTSGTGASHEIPVDDLNLEEIEKTVIQKALEKHQGNISRAADDLGLTRTSLYRRMEKYEL